A window of Panthera tigris isolate Pti1 chromosome A3, P.tigris_Pti1_mat1.1, whole genome shotgun sequence genomic DNA:
GAGCTTAAACCAGGGGTCTTTCAAGCTCTCTGGCCTTTACCCTTGGATTGGGAGTTCACCATTGGCTACCCTAGTTTCCAGGCCTTCAGATTGATACTGACTCATACCACTGGCTTTACTcattctccagcttgcagatggcaatCAGAAGAACCTTCACAGTCACATGAATTGGTTCCCACAATAAATGTCttcctatatatctatatatctcctattggttctgtttctctagagaatccTGACTAGCACAACTGCCTACATGTATGCGTAGTTTTCAGTGTTCAATAACAAAGTTAATAATCAGCAGAtaataaagaaagacaaatgaggAAATCTGAAAAAATACGAATAATTCTTTAACATCATCCTCAGCACTCAAAacaaaatgacatatttaaatcttggtacacaaaaaaattcaaaacactcaTGAAGCTCATAGTCTATCCGAGGCTGTGTGCTACGGGAAGGGAGCAATAATCAAGGAACTTATTGAACATATGAATGCTGATTTACATGGAAGAGTCATGGAAAGGACAAGAAGCAAAGGCTGATCCTGGCTCCAAGAACCAGTCAGAAACCAGACTCTTCCAATCCTTCATCTCTGCAAAATCTTCCTCCTGTGTGTTACAGAAAGCAAGTCTCAGAGCGCTCCAGCTTTTGCTCCTGCTACTTTAACAACTGCTCCCTCCCAGCCTGCCCTCCTTGCTCTGTCTCACCAGTGGGACGCTCTAGAGTCTAGGATACGGGAAGAACCACCAAACTGATATTTGATTgattatacatgtatatgaacaataggtatttttaaacttctgttcCTACAACCAGATTGCATTGGAGATTAGAGATTTTCTGTTTGAACTCTCTAGTATAGCTATAGCATAATTATGAATAACacagtaatagctaacatttattaatcacttataaatGCCGAGAACTGTCTTAAGTACTTCACACTATTTCAACTATCACGATTACTATCATTGTGTGCATTTTGATGTTGATAccatcattttctccattttacaaataaggaaattgagatttAGGAAGATTAAACCACTTGTTCAGAATCTCAGAGATACTGGGTGGGGGTGAGGTACAGGGTGACAGTGGGGAAAGAATTCAAACCGAGGGCCTCTAAACTTGAGCCAATGTGTTTTACTATCTAGAAGACTCCTTGGAGTACTTTGATTAAAGCTTTCAAAAACTTCCTCTGATattcaaattaaattattaaCTCCAATTAAGAGAGGAGGAAATCTGCCTTAGTCCTGGCTGGTTTGACCAACTCAGGCTGGTGTGTGAGTCTCTTTCCTAGAGCCTGGTTGAAGATAAAACCAGAACCATTAAATGCATTACATTAGCAGACCCTGTAAACCAGAGCTGGGGACTGGATTGTATATTTTCTGTGTGTACACAAGAGGGACAAATATGTGCTTAAAGTTTCGAGGATGGGGCAAATAGCAAAACGACAGTGCAGGTATCATTCTCCTACACTGTCTGGCCCAAGGGAAGGTGCTTTgactttgtaaaatggaaatgaccttgCCATTGTGAAAGAAACACCCAACATGAAACTAAAAACAGGTCTAAACTCCATTGTTCTCCATGAGACCAAAACCTCAGCTGTCAAAAATCATCTCCAGATTGCACAAAGTTCTCCAAAATCTTTTGGggtaaacaataataaatgatcGGGGCCGCAAATGAGTTTGCCATTCAATTTTGCAGTACCAGAAAATGTACATCCACAGTGGGGTTTACCTGATGAGTAATAtagtaatgtttaaaaagaaggaagcagtAATATTGATATTGCTACgtataaaacattttaacattgtGTAGACATCACTTCCTAAAAACTCTAAGAATGGTTATGAGTAGATGTACTCAAATTTGAAGAAATACTATTGCTTTTTTTATAGTCACATATATAGAGTCAGTTTGTTACTATGGAATCACATATGATGTCATAAATTTGACATTCTAAGCGCAAACCTAGGCAGAGCAACAGAAACAACAGGAaatggagctggggagaggaaaacCTGcgtaacaacaaaagaaattccAGTTAAAAGAAATGAGTCAAACAtctctgaaacagaaaaagaaggtgAGTGAGCTGAATGTCCTAGAATCTTGCCAAAGAGCTAAGGAAATGTAGCTATCAACAAATGTAGATAGCATTACCTCTGGGGATGTTCGGCAACAATTAAATCATTTCAGATAATGACtgcatgtggagaaaagggaaggaaaataaaggaaatgaagaatggAGAAGAATGAGATTAGAGCATACAGTAGCAATCAGTTGAATTATTTAGCCTTTATTGGGCTGACGCTCCTATGTCAGTGGCAAGAGGTGGAAACACTGTTGCTATCTGTGAAGAATGCACAGCCTAGTAGGaaagagaatatataaacaaaatacagttcAGTGCTCagtgaaaatatgtataaaagaCACAGGCAACATAAAAGAATGTTTAACTCTGGGAACTTCTCCCAGGTCATGCTGAGCTGGGTTTTGAAGAACATTAAAGAGAAGAGGAGGTTACAAGGAAATAGGGTGATATGGAGGCAAATGCCAAGTCATTTAGCACAAGCAAACACAGAGATAAAAGTGTACGGTGGAGGGCGAGTTGGAGGCGGACAGGATGCACCATGAGGCTCCTGGTCTGTAAATCCAAGCAAATGAAGGGTGTACCTGGAAATGAAGCATAATTAGATTTATGTTTGATAAAGGTCACTTTAAATTGATGGGGTAGATCTAGAAGTTGGGAGGATTTAAAGTTATGAAACCTGACCACAAGTCTATAATTCTGAGAATGCAGTCCTATACTGATCTGAGATCTGGAACAAGGCAATGATACTAGGGATGGAGACGAAGGATTGggtttaaaatatcttttgacGGGATTTTAGGGTGATGGTGTGGAGAATGGCTAGGAGGATTTTAAGATCAGTTCTAGGACCACACAGCTCTGCCATTCTCTGCAGTCACAGTCTCCATCACTCCACTAACACAGATGCACAAAGAGCTTTATGCCTAGACTGCGCCTGAGCACCGTGGTCTAAGCTAGAAGATGAGctcttaaaacagaaataatgctAATCTTGGTTGCATTACAGCTGCCAAATTAGTATGAAacaatacaaacacacacaatggtaTGTTCCgcaattgaaaatgaaaatatttgactAGCTGTCCATGACATGAATTATCTCCCTGTGCTCTCCTACACAGACTTCCCTACAAGTTTGTTAATTAAGAAATGTCCATCCTTTCACTGTAGCTGATATGAGTAATTAGAAAATATGTACTGAAGACAGGTCGGTCATTAGATCTGCATGGGATTAAGaaccttgattttaaaaatcaagctaaTATTGGTGAGGCTTAGATGCACAGAAGATTGGAGTTCTGGtttgttaagaaaacaaacaagagaagTTTTAATTCTACGTGGCAAAAGGAAAAGTTCCTCATGCAGCAATCTTCagaggaatggagagaaaaaaaattattctgtgtgAGCAATTTCACATTAAATTGAAGTCTGGCTGAGCCCTAGAAAATTCTGCCATAGCCTTTCCcttgttatcatttttttaaatgataaataccTCATGCCTCAATATATAAGCCAacaaatttctaaattaaaaaattgtttatatagTTCTCTGATAGGTGTTATTTTTTACCCATGCCTGTTATAACAGAGggaaaatgtctaaaatttatatatacttttaaattgggAAAGAgacaaattctaatttttatttatcctccCATTCCTAAACCCAAGGTTTCTAATGCCCCtaggattaaaaaattaataaatacactttgttttcatattaagAATGATACTGGATCGAAGAACTCAAAAGACAgcatagacacagagaaaagaaaggattctgagaaatcaggagttggtctGAGCACGCAGGTGAGCTGACCTCTTTAGATATGATGAGTGAATTAAAGAgtagaaagcaaaacagaaaatgtaaggCAGCAGGGGAGTTCTGGGAGAGAAGACTGAGCTGCCGAGATTTCTACTAAGGGAAACCTAATGTTCTCATGAGAGGTTAAAGACAGACTAGGAGAAGCTGGTCCCTGCCTTCCCCACCAGTACACATCCCCATGTTCATATAGAATATATGGTGTAGAAACCACAGCCATATTCTCTGCTCAGCCTATGGGAGGAGACTGGTCATTGTTCAaatcagggagggaaggggagtcTGGCCATCGCATTGACCATTTTCTGCACAATCTTTCAGATGAGGCGTGCAGTCAATCCGAATCACTTGCTGAGATGTTGCCCCATGCGAGGTCACTCGTCGTGTAGACGCTGCCTTTGTGCAGCGGAGGGAACAGTACTTCTTGGCCCCTGCCGCACAATACGTGTTTATATTCACATGTGCCTCTTGTGGGAGCAGGGCCGGCAGATCACCATGATCAGGGTGAGCAGAGATCAAACAACTGATTTTGGAGGGGAGCCACAGGCAGTCTGGGTGAGGGGCAGGATACGGGGAATAAAAACTCTTCCGCTTGCCTCTCCATGGTGTCCTCCATTCTTACTCCTCCCAAAGGAAATGCCAGAGTGCTCTATTCCCTCTTCGGTAGCTGCTTTGCAGCCATGCTGCAGCCCCATTTAGGAGGCACCTGCCCTCATCTTTGTAGTAGGGTCAAAAATGGTGAATCACACCTTCTTAGTTTCAGCTAACAGGCTTACCCTTAAGGGAACAAgtggggaaaagggaggaaaaacgGTCAACTCTACTATGTTCCATATAAGAGGAGTTACAGGTAAAAAAAATAGGAGACATCAGATTTGTTTCTTAGTTTCGGGTTCTCCTCCAGGTGGATCCCCACTGTTTGTCCCTCACAGAGTTTAGGATTGGGCCAGAGCTAGAATAGTACATAAGGGTCAAGGTTGAATTAATCATATAGGCCAGGGACCTTCTCACTGGACTCTGCTATATTTAGCTTGACATGGCTGTTCTGTAGGTACATGCATGGCAGGAGTGGGTGATGGGGCATCATACTCCTgggtctcttctctcctccaaagGAATCACAAGAATCACCATTGCCGAAGACTGATTCTCGGGGGTACGTTGTGCGAAATCAGTGGTCACGAACTTCACGGAGCCCATCCACCAGAGCTCCATCAGTAGACGAAACCAGAAGCAAGAGTGCCAGTCTTAAGGTAGAGATGGAGATGAAATGAAGGGAACatgatataataatgataatggcgatgatgatgatgatgatgatgataatgataataattttttattgatgctttctatgtgccaggccctattctattcattttacatgttttagcTAATTCAGTCatcattaacaaaacaaacaaacctataaAGCCCTATTTTATGGTGGAGAAAATTGAAACACagagtaacttgcctaagatctCACATTAATAACACTAATAGAGCTAGATTAAAACCCAGGGTTACCAGGTCTATAAACTGTACACTTAATGATTATGCTCTTTGACatctccttccatctttccttccttcaataACTGAGTACCGAAGCCTTAGAAGATGGGGtggaaaaatcaacaaagaaaataagttgTTGAAAAGTGTTACATTGTGTGGTGCTTTGGGCCCTTATGGAAGCCTTGTCCCATGAGAAGAAAACATTAGTTTTGAGATTGAGTTTTTGAGTacagagagagtgacacagaCCTAGATGGAGAAAATGTATCCCTACCAATCCATCTATCCCTGTTTGAAAAGTGGCTCAATAATCTAACCAAGAATGTCTTTTGAAACACGTGAAACAATCATCAAAATTGAAATAAGATATAGGTGCTTAATAATTTACTGCACAGGTATACTTCCTTTCTAATTAGATGATTCTCTCCCAATGAGCTCCACTGGCACAAAGTTCTGAAGGCAACAGGGAGACCCTTGGTTCTCTAGACTACCAACCTTCCCAGCAACTGGTGCATTAATCAAAGGGCaaatagagagagagatgccTACAGATGTTTTGTAGAGTCTGCTGGTGGAGCATCTGGTCTAGTAGCTCATAGTTAACTGGAGGTCACAGATGAAGGCAGTGGTGAGCAAGGTCCCTTACTCAAGCCCTCCATCCCACCTGGAGGTCTCTGAATGAGCAGTTAAAATGAAAGCAAGCCATAGAACTTTGGAACTATGTGCCAGCTGCCTAAGGGCAAGAAGACCTGTAATATCTActccaaactaaaacaaaacaaaacaaacaaaaaacagtgtgaGGTGCTGATgggatggggcgggggcgggggggggggaggaggggaaaataaaagcaatctgtctctgtgtctgtttaaCAGAAATACCTAATGACTGGGTTCTTGAAACATGTGAGCCCCTCCAAGCCCTACTTAAAGGAGCTGGGATGACCGGGATCCAACTAAGGGCTAAAAATGTAACAAAGGGAAGGGCAAGGGTCCTTTACTCCTGCTGGGCAGAGATAGGGGGAAAGGCGAGCATCTAATCCAGACTCCCACTTTCTCGCTCCAGCTCCCCGCTAGCTCCACAACCTCCCGGACTTCATCCACCTCCCCCAGCCAGCAAGAGTCCCAGAAAGAGCTGTCGGCGCAGCCCTCGCCGCCCACGCCACCCATGCCTCTCGACTCGAGCCCTCCCACTCCCCCGGAGTCCTATTCCCAGTCCCGGCGCAGCAGCAAGATGCAGGAGAATCCAGAAGCCTGGGCTCATGGCATCGCGCGGGACTCCATGCAGCTACGGGAATACCCTCCTCGCACGCCCCCCACCGAATGGAAGTCCTATGCCCAGCGCAGGACGACCTACTCCACCCAGCTGGACCGCGACTGCCTGTCAGAACTGCCCCGGCAGCAGcagctggaggaagaggaggaagaggatgaggcCTATTGGGCATCCGTGAGAACTCTGTATGAGAAGACCCCCAGCTGCTCTCGCCCCCGACCGGTGAGCGTGGCCCACCGACCTGGGACCCAGGACTCCCCCTCTCTGCAACCCTACAGCCTGAATCTCCCCCAGCCTTCCTCCTCTCCAGTGTGTAGGGAAGTCCTGCCcagcctcctgcttctcctccccctAAACCCCCACCCCTGTAGGTTCAGGAGTTGGAGGGGGGGCGGGTGTTGGGTTGTGGAATCTCAGCCCTTTGCTGTCTCCAGCATCTCAGTGCTCCAAGCGGACGCCTAGGTGTTTTCTTTCCACCTTTCCACCTTGCCCTGGCATGAGCCCCTTTGCTGATCCCTTCCTTCTGTGTGACTGTCCTCGCATTGGCACCCCTCTTATGCAGCCCAAACCCAAGCATGCCATCACCATCGCTGTGTCATCCCGGGCACTTTTCAACATGGTGGACGGCAGGAAAATCTTCGAGGAAGAGGGTCTAGAAAAGTACATGGAATATCAGCTCACCAATGAGAATGTCATCCTGACCCCAGGGCCTGCATTCCGCTTTGTCAAGGTACCCTCCAAAGCTGTGTTCCTCCTGTCAGAACCCTGGATGGAGAGGGAAGGACCCAGGCAGGTCCTTGGGAACTCATCCAGGTTTCTTTATAATTACTGGTCTACCTTTGTAATTCTTGCCCTTTTCAAGTTGACCTCAGGTCAACTTATGCTTTCACAGAGGCTCCTAGACTGGTGAGAAAGGGTCTCCAGTTCTAGATTTCGGATGCTGAGATGGCCCTCAGCCGAGTTCTAATGATGACATGTGTAAGAGACACCTTTGTTCCCTTCCTAGAAGGAGTGGTAACAGGAAATGATAATGAGTTACAATCCCAGcattagaaacaaaatgaaattcacTTTAGCTGCCCCAAACATAATATCGAGATGATCTTGGTTGGTGCTTAGAGGCATGATTTTAATAGAGAAAGTAAAGTTCTCTGAACTCACACTGAAATGTATAGCACTTGTGATCCCCTATATAACTTATAAAATTTTACACCATAACATTATAACcagacagaaataaatgacatctcCACAAGTTGTGAGTAGAAGGTATTTGTGGGGCATGGTAGATGCATCGGAGGAAACCACTAACCTATTTTAAAGACTCATGTTTGAAAAATAGACAAAGTGCTTTGGTAGCACATATCCTAAAATTCGAACAATACAGAAACCATTAACATGGCTCTTGTGCAAGGGTAACCtgcaaattcatgaagcattctatattttcacaataaaaaataatcaccagATGATCCGGAAAAGCAGATTTtatgaatccaaaaaaaaaaaaaaatagacaaagcatAAAAGGGTTAACCTGATCCTTCCCTCTACCTACCCCACAGAGATAATTCTAAGAAATCAAATGTAACGGTCTTCAACAAACTTTCCCTATCTACTCAGCAAACATTAACTGATGTCCTGTGTAGCAGAGGCTGGAAATACAGGAATGAATGACATACCCCTGCCTTAATGGAGCCATAATCTCTCAGTGAAGAGCCTTCAGAGTTTGAATTTGACACTGATGCTATCCTTTCTctccagactccagactccaaTGCCCACCTTGCCTGCCCCTCTTTACATGCATTCATGTTTGTAACCTGCAGGCACTGCAGCATGTCAATGCTAGACTCCGTGAGCTGTATCCTAATGAACAGCACTTATTTGATATTGTACTGATGACTAATAACCATGCCCAAGTGGGAGTGCGGCTTATAAACAGCGTCAATCACTatggtaagtaaaataaacaacatGTGGAAGAACAGCTAGCTGCTCTGGAAGGGAGAAGCCATGTCAT
This region includes:
- the NT5C1B gene encoding cytosolic 5'-nucleotidase 1B isoform X1, yielding MSQTSLKQKKKNDTGSKNSKDSIDTEKRKDSEKSGVGLSTQMRRAVNPNHLLRCCPMRGHSSCRRCLCAAEGTVLLGPCRTIRVYIHMCLLWEQGRQITMIRESQESPLPKTDSRGYVVRNQWSRTSRSPSTRAPSVDETRSKSASLKLPASSTTSRTSSTSPSQQESQKELSAQPSPPTPPMPLDSSPPTPPESYSQSRRSSKMQENPEAWAHGIARDSMQLREYPPRTPPTEWKSYAQRRTTYSTQLDRDCLSELPRQQQLEEEEEEDEAYWASVRTLYEKTPSCSRPRPPKPKHAITIAVSSRALFNMVDGRKIFEEEGLEKYMEYQLTNENVILTPGPAFRFVKALQHVNARLRELYPNEQHLFDIVLMTNNHAQVGVRLINSVNHYGLLIDRFCLTGGKSPIGYLKAYLTNLYLSADSEKVQEAIQEGIASATMFDGAKDMAYCDTQLRVAFDGDAVLFSDESEHITKEHGLDKFFQHEALFENKPLAQGPLKGFLEDLGRLQKKFYAKDERLLCPIRTYLVTARSAASSGARVLKTLRRWGLEIDEALFLAGAPKGPILVKIRPHIFFDDHMFHIEGAQKFGTITAHVPYGINQKMNN
- the NT5C1B gene encoding cytosolic 5'-nucleotidase 1B isoform X2, giving the protein MSQTSLKQKKKNDTGSKNSKDSIDTEKRKDSEKSGVGLSTQESQESPLPKTDSRGYVVRNQWSRTSRSPSTRAPSVDETRSKSASLKLPASSTTSRTSSTSPSQQESQKELSAQPSPPTPPMPLDSSPPTPPESYSQSRRSSKMQENPEAWAHGIARDSMQLREYPPRTPPTEWKSYAQRRTTYSTQLDRDCLSELPRQQQLEEEEEEDEAYWASVRTLYEKTPSCSRPRPPKPKHAITIAVSSRALFNMVDGRKIFEEEGLEKYMEYQLTNENVILTPGPAFRFVKALQHVNARLRELYPNEQHLFDIVLMTNNHAQVGVRLINSVNHYGLLIDRFCLTGGKSPIGYLKAYLTNLYLSADSEKVQEAIQEGIASATMFDGAKDMAYCDTQLRVAFDGDAVLFSDESEHITKEHGLDKFFQHEALFENKPLAQGPLKGFLEDLGRLQKKFYAKDERLLCPIRTYLVTARSAASSGARVLKTLRRWGLEIDEALFLAGAPKGPILVKIRPHIFFDDHMFHIEGAQKFGTITAHVPYGINQKMNN
- the NT5C1B gene encoding cytosolic 5'-nucleotidase 1B isoform X3 produces the protein MSQTSLKQKKKNDTGSKNSKDSIDTEKRKDSEKSGVGLSTQMRRAVNPNHLLRCCPMRGHSSCRRCLCAAEGTVLLGPCRTIRVYIHMCLLWEQGRQITMIRESQESPLPKTDSRGYVVRNQWSRTSRSPSTRAPSVDETRSKSASLKLPASSTTSRTSSTSPSQQESQKELSAQPSPPTPPMPLDSSPPTPPESYSQSRRSSKMQENPEAWAHGIARDSMQLREYPPRTPPTEWKSYAQRRTTYSTQLDRDCLSELPRQQQLEEEEEEDEAYWASVRTLYEKTPSCSRPRPPKPKHAITIAVSSRALFNMVDGRKIFEEEGLEKYMEYQLTNENVILTPGPAFRFVKALQHVNARLRELYPNEQHLFDIVLMTNNHAQVGVRLINSVNHYGLLIDRFCLTGGKSPIGYLKAYLTNLYLSADSEKVQEAIQEGIASATMFDGAKDMAYCDTQLRVAFDGDAVLFSDESEHITKEHGLDKFFQHEALFENKPLAQRNS